The following proteins are co-located in the Leptospira weilii genome:
- a CDS encoding oxygenase MpaB family protein: protein MQNFTKYRSVTDVYADQVIRDYFQSDEKEKLKSLVLFNILTQNFGPIPTSFPSYFKEYFEKTNVLPEWADFKKIRIAEQIFATYGPQILMILCCKSLPMAYTCGNGAEVLVHTGRLVEENGSTKKVFRRLMETTQFVISVLQEGGLSQGGEGIRVAQKVRLMHASIRHFIIESGRWKEEWGKPINQQDMAGTLQSFSSLILEGLMFSGITLSEEEKNAYIHLWKVVGHILGVIPELSPDNYEDSYALGLSIFQDQRKESEAGKILAKSLLDFMEYMLPGNLLDGVPLYFLQNYLGKENCEILGLPRKEEEVLGGIIEKIMLDFDETLSENDHFQKLVSHFSSKLILGMDNFYYKDKKAKFEIPPSLKGNWGA, encoded by the coding sequence ATGCAAAACTTTACTAAATATAGATCCGTAACCGACGTTTATGCAGATCAGGTCATTCGGGATTATTTTCAATCCGACGAAAAAGAAAAACTGAAAAGTTTAGTTTTATTCAATATACTAACGCAAAATTTCGGGCCTATACCTACGTCGTTCCCTTCTTACTTTAAGGAATACTTCGAAAAGACAAACGTTCTTCCCGAATGGGCCGATTTTAAGAAGATTCGGATTGCGGAACAAATCTTCGCGACGTATGGGCCTCAGATCCTTATGATTCTTTGCTGTAAATCTTTACCGATGGCATATACTTGCGGCAACGGAGCGGAGGTTCTTGTTCATACGGGAAGACTTGTGGAAGAGAACGGTTCCACGAAAAAAGTATTCAGAAGACTGATGGAAACGACACAATTCGTCATATCCGTTTTGCAGGAAGGCGGACTTTCCCAAGGAGGCGAGGGAATTAGAGTCGCGCAAAAGGTAAGGCTCATGCACGCGTCGATTCGTCATTTCATAATCGAATCGGGAAGATGGAAAGAGGAATGGGGCAAGCCGATCAATCAACAAGACATGGCGGGCACCTTACAATCCTTTTCGAGTTTGATCTTGGAAGGGCTTATGTTTTCCGGAATTACGTTAAGCGAAGAGGAAAAAAACGCGTACATTCATCTATGGAAAGTAGTGGGACATATTTTAGGAGTGATTCCCGAATTGTCTCCGGACAATTACGAAGATTCTTACGCACTAGGACTCTCTATCTTTCAAGATCAAAGAAAAGAATCCGAGGCCGGTAAAATTCTCGCGAAATCACTTTTGGATTTTATGGAATACATGCTGCCCGGGAATTTATTGGACGGAGTACCGTTGTATTTCCTTCAAAACTATTTAGGGAAAGAAAACTGTGAGATTCTGGGGCTTCCTCGCAAAGAGGAGGAAGTGTTAGGCGGGATCATAGAAAAAATCATGTTGGACTTTGATGAAACCTTAAGCGAAAACGATCATTTTCAAAAACTTGTCTCTCATTTTTCATCAAAGCTTATCTTAGGAATGGACAACTTCTATTACAAAGATAAGAAGGCAAAATTCGAAATTCCGCCTTCTCTGAAGGGAAACTGGGGAGCGTAG
- a CDS encoding trifunctional serine/threonine-protein kinase/ATP-binding protein/SpoIIE family protein phosphatase — translation MSTRTDLTAFQTNEILLQDHVSTVYRGILKGESETKILRIQKEKTKEEDSFYFLNEYEIGKLISDDHILKPERILRIQDKYCLVYENLESVLLSDYISEVGLLSVEEFLQVALSVTENVIHLHSQGVLHNQIGPNSFFYDAGTKTSVLAWLGSSSLLIGEKGNPAPLQISSTLLAYCSPERTGKLNRSVDFRSDGYAIGALFYWLLTGKPPFESDDPLEIIHSHIARVPIPVFEKRKEIPVPISNLVMKLLSKMPEERYFSLETLLYDLQLLCDSVRSQRSILEFIPGFTEKKDKFRISEKLYGRDKEKEIIEEAISSVYSGVKASILIKGKSGTGKTSLIQDAILSKELNTLRSFKGKFEEDKRGIPYFALRQVLVELSNHLLTQSEYEIQSFRKKIQEKLGGNIQLLAQLIPEIENLTEIFPVPSKHQSQKDDQFLFIVILRFLSVCFNRRNPALLILDDIQWADPASLALIEFISRQTEWEGMLFVFISRNEEEYSDFLNSFRESILNSEILLQEISLNSLDQTMIRSYVMDSLDLKEEDSDKLTEILYQKTNGNPFFLNQFFNTLYTESFIRYQKSSGIWSLDWDQIIKKTVTENVLDLLTEEITRLPEDTQKFLKVAACVGNLFDLGILYRYFQETPEIVETGIRECIKQGIIIYQESQVSLYPVLQILKKENAKELNKNRVFEGITFRFSHDKINQVIGESMAPDQRVEIHKNLAWLLIESDRLSSKQERIPEIANHLIKSQKILSSKEEVEIFNHYIILAGNSAKLAAAFNTAYNLFTLLKKKITEESWKNKKEQCVQIYKSFAESAYFFSKTLEAEDAVQVLLSRLQDRIEIVDVYLMQLEVMNAKNDLEGAYKVGLKALQSLNVGFPEKPGIMVLIFEFLKMIYYQRGRSPERLREAKKNQDPYKIETINILTNMLNYGKHSDGKLFVFLFLKLMNITLKEGNSPVSFFGYAGFGSLLFVVTGNFKTTLRYWDLGEYIIQIFNADRIRGRYLFGKNMLLDFYRYPFSKLVLLADEAYEKCIQYGDYLWAAFSLIAHSIYYLYSSDTSESYYEILIKNAKRGEQLGYETVYTVIASSDFLIRSLASPSKQNLIYKDQEMPAEVFEREVLVPNANGTANAWYAVLRGKETYLSGEWKDGLGVFERFANDLERSRTIFIYSEYRFYKSLHLIRSNELKRRLRWPDLFFIKRSISLFKVWSKTFPDNFQSYYYILKAEYNKYRKDFANAEMFYELALSSLRENEGNLRKAIVHEHAGLWELERGRKHYANYLLKVSERQYRTWGATAKADQIRAMRQHEKDVGILLRMREETLWDTILKSAEKLDFRSVLKSSQSISEIIEQDELLKKLMRTIMENAGATRGFLILPRKDGLYVETGQDIERDDILPRSLILDYATELLPIEIVYYCYRSGQRILLNNTSSKESPHSLNSYIGAKQPKSLLCLPITKQGRILSVLYLENGLTYDVFDEHKLEILEILSSQAAISLENAKLYEDITSLNAELEKKVELRTQELMQSLEIIRKDLLYSKKIQRSILPEHPVLPGILYSISYQPMDEVGGDFYDLFEIRPGVYRFFVADATGHGVQAALITMAIKSEYEHLKKIQKNPSSLLGGLNAVILEKFKTLYFTCVVADIDVKNHTLEYSSAGHPPQILLREGKTDLFHKTGAILGLKKDFVYYTEKVKLKSGDRIYLFTDGIYEQFNATKNEFGETRFLSSIVLSSSLSPEGQIFKVQKDLNLFLQGEPIQDDFTLIVVEIV, via the coding sequence ATGTCGACTCGAACGGATCTAACCGCATTTCAAACGAACGAAATCTTACTGCAAGATCATGTCTCGACGGTTTACAGAGGGATCTTAAAGGGGGAATCCGAAACAAAAATCCTTAGAATTCAGAAAGAAAAAACCAAAGAAGAGGATTCTTTTTACTTTTTGAACGAGTACGAAATTGGGAAGCTGATTTCCGACGACCATATCTTAAAGCCCGAGCGTATATTAAGGATCCAAGATAAATACTGCCTCGTCTATGAAAATCTGGAAAGTGTCCTTCTGTCGGATTATATATCCGAGGTTGGTCTATTATCCGTGGAGGAATTTCTTCAAGTTGCGCTGTCGGTTACGGAAAATGTGATTCATCTACATTCGCAGGGAGTCCTTCACAATCAGATCGGCCCTAATTCCTTTTTTTACGACGCCGGTACTAAAACTTCCGTTCTTGCTTGGCTTGGTTCCTCTTCTTTGCTCATAGGCGAAAAAGGAAATCCCGCCCCTTTACAGATATCGTCTACGTTACTCGCTTATTGCTCTCCGGAACGGACCGGAAAACTCAATCGCTCCGTTGATTTTCGATCGGACGGTTATGCTATTGGGGCTTTGTTCTATTGGCTTTTAACTGGTAAACCTCCTTTCGAATCCGACGACCCGTTGGAAATCATACATTCTCACATAGCTCGCGTTCCCATTCCGGTATTTGAAAAAAGAAAAGAGATTCCGGTTCCAATTTCGAATCTCGTAATGAAATTACTTTCCAAGATGCCCGAGGAAAGATATTTCTCGTTGGAAACCTTATTGTACGATTTGCAGCTTCTCTGCGATTCCGTTCGGTCCCAAAGAAGCATTTTGGAATTTATTCCCGGTTTTACCGAAAAAAAGGATAAGTTCCGAATCTCCGAAAAATTATACGGAAGGGACAAGGAAAAGGAAATCATAGAGGAAGCGATTTCTTCCGTTTATTCAGGAGTAAAAGCATCCATTCTGATCAAGGGAAAGTCGGGGACCGGAAAAACCTCCTTGATTCAGGACGCGATTCTTTCTAAAGAATTGAATACATTACGAAGTTTTAAAGGAAAGTTTGAGGAGGACAAAAGGGGGATTCCTTATTTTGCTCTCAGACAGGTTTTGGTAGAATTATCCAATCATCTTTTAACCCAATCCGAATACGAAATTCAGTCCTTTCGAAAAAAAATTCAGGAAAAACTCGGAGGTAATATCCAACTTTTGGCCCAACTCATACCCGAGATCGAAAATCTGACAGAGATCTTTCCCGTTCCGTCGAAACATCAGAGTCAAAAGGACGATCAATTTCTATTCATCGTAATCCTAAGATTTTTATCCGTCTGTTTCAACCGGCGAAATCCGGCCTTACTTATACTAGACGATATTCAATGGGCCGATCCCGCGTCTCTTGCTCTCATCGAGTTCATATCCAGACAGACCGAGTGGGAAGGAATGCTGTTCGTGTTTATTTCTAGGAACGAGGAAGAATATTCCGATTTCTTAAACTCTTTTCGGGAAAGTATTTTGAATTCGGAAATTCTTCTTCAAGAGATTTCCTTGAATTCCCTCGATCAAACTATGATTCGAAGTTATGTGATGGACAGTTTGGATTTGAAAGAGGAAGACTCGGACAAACTCACCGAAATTCTTTATCAAAAAACGAACGGAAATCCATTTTTTCTCAATCAGTTTTTCAATACGCTTTATACGGAATCCTTCATACGATATCAGAAGAGTTCGGGAATTTGGAGTCTGGATTGGGATCAGATTATTAAAAAAACCGTGACCGAAAACGTTTTGGATCTTCTCACGGAAGAGATTACGAGACTTCCGGAGGATACGCAAAAATTCCTAAAGGTAGCGGCGTGTGTGGGAAATCTTTTCGATTTGGGAATTTTGTATCGGTATTTTCAGGAGACTCCGGAGATCGTCGAGACTGGAATTAGGGAATGTATCAAACAGGGAATCATCATATATCAGGAATCGCAGGTAAGTCTTTATCCGGTTTTACAAATATTAAAAAAAGAGAATGCGAAAGAACTGAATAAGAATAGGGTTTTCGAAGGAATCACATTTCGTTTTTCGCATGATAAGATCAATCAGGTGATCGGGGAATCGATGGCTCCGGATCAAAGAGTCGAAATTCATAAAAACCTCGCCTGGCTTTTGATCGAATCGGATCGACTTTCTTCCAAACAGGAACGGATTCCTGAGATTGCAAACCACCTGATCAAATCCCAAAAAATTCTAAGTTCGAAGGAAGAAGTCGAGATCTTCAACCATTACATCATCCTCGCCGGAAATTCGGCCAAACTTGCCGCGGCGTTTAACACCGCTTATAACCTTTTCACTCTTCTGAAAAAAAAGATCACAGAGGAATCTTGGAAGAATAAAAAGGAACAATGCGTTCAAATTTATAAGTCTTTTGCAGAGTCCGCGTATTTCTTTTCCAAAACCCTTGAAGCGGAAGATGCGGTTCAAGTTCTGCTTTCCCGATTGCAGGATCGGATCGAAATCGTCGACGTTTATCTCATGCAGCTGGAAGTGATGAACGCAAAGAACGATCTCGAAGGGGCCTACAAAGTCGGTTTAAAAGCGCTTCAATCTTTGAACGTCGGATTTCCGGAAAAACCCGGAATCATGGTTCTCATCTTCGAATTTTTAAAGATGATTTATTATCAAAGAGGTAGGAGTCCGGAACGATTACGGGAAGCGAAAAAAAATCAAGATCCTTATAAAATAGAAACCATCAACATCCTTACGAATATGTTGAATTACGGAAAACATTCCGACGGTAAGTTGTTCGTATTCCTGTTTTTAAAATTGATGAACATTACTCTAAAGGAGGGAAATTCTCCGGTAAGTTTTTTCGGTTATGCCGGATTCGGTTCTCTTCTTTTCGTGGTGACCGGAAATTTTAAAACGACACTTCGATACTGGGATCTCGGCGAATATATCATTCAGATTTTCAATGCGGATCGCATTCGCGGCAGATATCTGTTCGGAAAGAATATGCTCCTCGATTTCTATAGGTATCCTTTTTCCAAATTGGTCTTACTCGCTGACGAGGCGTACGAAAAGTGCATTCAATATGGAGATTATCTTTGGGCCGCGTTCTCTTTGATCGCACATTCTATTTATTATCTGTATTCTTCGGATACTTCTGAATCGTATTATGAAATTCTAATTAAAAATGCGAAGCGGGGGGAACAATTAGGTTACGAGACCGTTTATACGGTCATCGCAAGTTCCGATTTCTTGATTCGAAGTTTAGCAAGTCCTTCCAAGCAGAATTTGATTTATAAGGATCAGGAAATGCCCGCGGAAGTTTTCGAACGGGAAGTCCTAGTGCCGAACGCGAACGGGACCGCAAACGCTTGGTATGCGGTTCTGAGAGGAAAGGAAACTTATCTCAGCGGGGAATGGAAAGATGGGTTGGGAGTTTTCGAGAGATTTGCAAACGATTTGGAGAGGTCCAGAACGATTTTCATCTATTCCGAATACAGATTCTATAAATCTCTTCACTTGATTCGCTCTAACGAATTGAAAAGGAGGCTGCGTTGGCCGGATTTGTTTTTTATCAAAAGATCGATTTCCTTGTTTAAAGTTTGGTCGAAAACTTTTCCCGATAATTTTCAATCGTACTATTATATTCTAAAAGCAGAATATAATAAATATAGAAAGGATTTTGCGAATGCGGAGATGTTCTACGAACTGGCATTGTCTTCTCTTCGGGAAAACGAAGGTAATCTTAGAAAAGCGATCGTTCACGAACACGCGGGCTTATGGGAACTTGAGAGAGGAAGAAAACATTACGCAAATTATCTTTTAAAGGTTTCGGAAAGACAATATCGAACCTGGGGCGCAACCGCGAAGGCGGATCAAATTCGGGCGATGAGGCAACACGAGAAAGATGTGGGAATACTTCTCCGCATGAGAGAAGAAACTCTTTGGGATACGATCCTGAAGTCCGCCGAAAAGCTGGATTTTAGAAGCGTTTTAAAGTCTTCTCAATCCATCTCTGAAATTATAGAACAAGACGAGCTTCTAAAAAAATTAATGCGAACAATCATGGAAAACGCGGGAGCGACTCGAGGATTTCTGATACTTCCCAGAAAAGACGGTTTGTACGTGGAAACGGGACAGGATATCGAAAGAGATGACATTCTTCCTCGATCTCTGATTTTGGACTACGCTACGGAGTTGCTACCGATTGAAATCGTCTATTATTGTTATCGTTCGGGACAAAGAATACTTTTGAACAATACGTCTTCTAAGGAGTCTCCGCATTCTTTGAATTCTTATATCGGAGCGAAACAACCGAAGTCGCTTCTTTGTCTGCCTATCACGAAACAAGGAAGAATTTTGAGTGTTCTTTATCTGGAAAACGGACTCACTTATGACGTGTTCGACGAACATAAGCTGGAAATCCTCGAAATCCTGTCTTCACAGGCCGCAATTTCATTAGAAAATGCTAAATTATATGAAGATATCACGAGTTTAAACGCCGAGTTGGAAAAGAAGGTGGAACTTCGCACACAAGAGCTGATGCAATCTTTGGAAATTATACGGAAGGATCTTCTGTATTCCAAAAAGATCCAACGTAGTATTTTACCGGAACATCCGGTTCTCCCGGGAATTCTTTATTCGATTTCCTATCAACCTATGGACGAGGTCGGAGGGGATTTCTACGATCTTTTCGAAATTCGTCCCGGAGTTTACAGATTTTTCGTGGCGGATGCGACAGGGCACGGGGTTCAAGCCGCTTTGATTACTATGGCAATCAAGAGCGAATATGAGCATCTGAAAAAAATCCAAAAAAATCCCTCTTCTTTATTAGGGGGATTGAATGCGGTGATTCTTGAAAAATTTAAAACCTTGTATTTCACCTGTGTCGTCGCGGACATAGACGTAAAAAATCATACTTTGGAGTATTCGTCCGCAGGTCATCCGCCTCAGATTCTTTTGAGAGAAGGCAAAACGGATCTCTTTCATAAAACCGGGGCGATTCTCGGACTGAAGAAGGACTTCGTATATTATACCGAAAAAGTAAAATTAAAATCGGGTGACCGGATTTATCTTTTTACGGACGGGATTTACGAACAATTTAATGCGACTAAAAACGAATTCGGCGAAACGAGGTTTTTAAGTTCGATTGTTTTGTCTTCTTCTTTGAGTCCCGAAGGCCAAATTTTCAAGGTTCAAAAAGACTTGAATCTATTTTTGCAAGGAGAGCCGATACAGGACGATTTTACTCTTATCGTCGTGGAAATCGTCTAA
- the pdxH gene encoding pyridoxamine 5'-phosphate oxidase: protein MNSKISEIRKNYSLSSLDMKDIGDDPISFFQKWFEEAALSEVLEVNAMTLATATKDGKPNARIVLLKGILEDSFVFYTNYESKKGRELEENPRACLVFFWSELERQVRIEGSVKKVSREESNVYFHSRPRGSQIGAVVSPQSYEIPNRKFLEERFEEFSKLYEGKEVDLPNHWGGYAICPSRIEFWQGRSSRLHDRIVFEKDGDSFWKKFRVAP from the coding sequence ATGAATTCTAAAATTTCAGAAATTAGAAAGAATTACAGTTTATCTTCTTTGGATATGAAAGATATCGGAGACGATCCGATTTCATTCTTTCAAAAATGGTTTGAGGAAGCCGCCTTGTCGGAAGTTTTGGAAGTCAACGCGATGACTCTTGCTACGGCGACCAAGGACGGAAAACCGAATGCGAGAATTGTTCTTCTCAAGGGAATCCTGGAAGACTCGTTCGTTTTTTATACGAATTACGAAAGTAAGAAAGGACGGGAATTGGAAGAGAACCCGAGGGCTTGTCTTGTTTTCTTTTGGTCCGAGTTGGAACGTCAGGTACGAATCGAAGGAAGCGTAAAGAAAGTTTCTAGAGAAGAATCGAACGTGTACTTTCATTCCAGACCCAGAGGATCCCAGATCGGCGCGGTTGTTTCTCCTCAGAGTTATGAAATTCCGAATCGTAAATTTTTAGAAGAACGTTTCGAAGAGTTTTCGAAATTATATGAGGGTAAGGAAGTGGATCTTCCGAATCATTGGGGAGGTTATGCGATTTGTCCTAGCCGAATCGAATTTTGGCAGGGACGTTCCAGTCGTTTGCACGATAGAATCGTGTTCGAGAAAGATGGGGATTCTTTTTGGAAAAAATTCAGAGTCGCTCCGTAA
- a CDS encoding WGR domain-containing protein, which produces MKHYLTYKENKFWNIEISGKSFTLTYGETGTVGISQIETFDTKEKCLKKVQKLLNEKLKKGYVEINPPKKINPQIKADYLKEWQAIVDSENLHKALINHFSYLADTPGYDKILQMVMNQAVKATIGIPEYQDEKTLIIEFPGKNKLFTYAPAKEKGKKYSRNFQKILNKSSLLRTEGTGEFYLGIHNMFESEWFENLDSELLEYVKPEQIITPLYYNSDVWLFHPKEKNQFGEPVIYFFAHDGGGECTDPEEVNAGALFLKLIAEAWGIKIEMPIHTKNKNDAITEEWWNNLDSELKEAVENEPYVSDTDSLSKKIQLVEHLYVNENSKIKSLESISKFVNLSSFDCDAPHITDISTISSWKKLSYLRISSKKVKDFSPLKNVIKLKKLILNDTKINDLSPLTSLSNLNRLELEGTLITDLQPLAKLKNLEYLQISGTSVKNIEPIISLGQLRTLKIQGTHVKDISRLKELKYLSDLDISDTKIDSFDVLKSLPRLTKFYANNTSLPNLESFMGSKSIARVHCKGTLISKKEIEGFKKSIKPRKDLGLEIDCDFFEYHSD; this is translated from the coding sequence ATGAAACACTACCTTACTTACAAAGAAAATAAATTCTGGAATATTGAAATATCCGGAAAATCTTTTACCTTAACCTACGGCGAAACCGGAACAGTCGGCATATCTCAAATCGAAACTTTTGACACTAAAGAAAAGTGTTTGAAAAAGGTTCAAAAACTGTTAAATGAAAAATTAAAAAAAGGATATGTGGAGATCAATCCTCCAAAAAAAATCAACCCTCAAATCAAAGCCGATTACCTAAAAGAATGGCAAGCAATAGTCGACTCCGAAAATTTACATAAAGCATTGATCAATCATTTCTCCTATCTGGCCGATACGCCAGGATATGATAAAATATTGCAAATGGTGATGAATCAAGCAGTAAAAGCAACAATAGGCATTCCCGAATATCAAGATGAAAAGACTTTGATCATTGAATTTCCCGGAAAAAACAAATTATTTACCTATGCGCCTGCTAAAGAAAAAGGGAAAAAATATTCAAGAAACTTTCAAAAAATTTTAAATAAAAGCAGCCTGTTGAGAACAGAAGGGACAGGAGAATTCTACCTTGGTATTCATAATATGTTTGAATCCGAATGGTTTGAAAATTTAGACTCAGAACTGTTGGAATATGTTAAGCCTGAACAAATAATAACACCTTTATATTACAATTCTGATGTATGGTTGTTTCACCCCAAAGAAAAAAACCAATTTGGAGAACCTGTTATTTATTTCTTTGCCCACGATGGTGGAGGAGAATGCACCGATCCAGAGGAAGTTAATGCCGGTGCATTGTTTTTAAAGCTCATAGCAGAAGCATGGGGCATAAAAATCGAAATGCCCATTCATACCAAAAATAAAAATGATGCAATAACAGAGGAATGGTGGAATAATTTGGATTCTGAATTGAAGGAGGCTGTTGAGAATGAACCCTATGTTAGTGATACAGATTCTCTTTCTAAAAAAATTCAACTCGTAGAGCATTTATACGTTAACGAAAACAGCAAAATTAAATCCTTAGAATCAATTTCCAAATTCGTCAACCTATCAAGTTTTGATTGCGATGCGCCTCATATTACAGACATTTCAACAATAAGCTCATGGAAAAAACTTTCTTATTTACGTATTTCAAGTAAAAAAGTAAAAGACTTCAGCCCCCTTAAAAATGTTATAAAACTGAAAAAGCTTATTTTAAATGATACAAAGATAAATGATCTTAGCCCTTTAACTTCCCTTTCCAACTTGAATAGATTGGAATTAGAAGGTACCTTAATAACAGATCTACAGCCGCTTGCGAAATTAAAAAACCTTGAATATTTACAGATCTCAGGAACATCTGTGAAAAACATTGAACCAATAATATCTTTAGGGCAACTTAGAACTTTAAAAATACAAGGAACACATGTGAAAGATATCTCCCGCCTTAAAGAATTAAAATATTTAAGCGATCTTGATATTTCCGATACGAAGATCGACTCATTTGATGTTCTCAAGTCACTTCCTCGTCTTACCAAATTTTATGCAAACAATACTTCGCTGCCAAACCTGGAATCTTTTATGGGTTCCAAAAGTATAGCAAGAGTACATTGCAAAGGAACATTGATAAGCAAAAAAGAAATAGAGGGCTTTAAAAAATCTATAAAGCCTCGAAAGGATTTAGGATTAGAAATAGATTGTGATTTTTTTGAATATCATTCTGACTAA
- a CDS encoding acetoacetate--CoA ligase codes for MHQQLWAPSTARIESSNLSRYQKFLREKRKLHFSSYEELRAWSVKDVGVFWESIWEFSEVVHSKKYETPYRTGLNFTDSRFFLGAKLNFAENLLRRTDSYPALIYRGEDGSRREISYSELRSYVGALAKDLKKKGVVPGDRIAGLMPNVPETVIAMLATTSIGAIWSSCSPDFGVKGVLDRFGQITPKVLFTTDRYAFKGKDVSLAENLTQILASIPSLEAVIVSDYKKGILHLKNQTNTELPENYPKKNIHFLETILLENQGAEPEFHQTDFDHPVYIMYSSGTTGLPKCMVQGVGVLINHWKELVLHCDLKAGERIFYYTTCGWMMWNWLVSSLSVGATVVLFDGNPFYPGPEILFRIASEERVDVFGVGAKYILTLEKSDFQPKDFDLSSMRAVLSTGSPLTEAGFRYVYQNWKKDLQLSSISGGTDLNGCFALGNPVFPVYEGEIQSRGLGMDVEVWNEFGKSVVEEKGELVCKQPFPSMPLYFWKDPEGKKYESAYFESFPGVWCHGDFVELKKNGGLVVYGRSDATLNPGGVRIGTADLYGLIETFSEIADSVIIGQDWKEDVRIVLFLKMAPEKKLDDSLIQTLKKEIKEKISPRHVPSKILAVADIPYTINMKKVEIAVKRTVQGESVTNKEALSNPESLEYYKNLSELAED; via the coding sequence ATGCATCAACAATTATGGGCGCCTTCCACCGCTCGGATCGAATCTTCCAATTTAAGCCGATATCAAAAGTTTCTCAGAGAGAAAAGAAAACTTCATTTTTCTTCGTACGAAGAACTCAGGGCTTGGTCCGTAAAGGATGTCGGAGTTTTTTGGGAAAGCATCTGGGAGTTTTCCGAAGTCGTTCATTCAAAAAAATACGAAACCCCGTATCGGACCGGACTGAATTTTACGGATTCTAGATTTTTTTTGGGAGCTAAGCTCAATTTTGCGGAGAATCTGCTCCGAAGGACTGATTCTTATCCGGCTTTGATTTATAGAGGAGAAGACGGCTCCAGAAGAGAAATCAGTTATTCAGAATTGCGCTCTTACGTGGGAGCTCTCGCAAAGGATCTGAAAAAAAAGGGAGTGGTGCCCGGGGATAGAATCGCAGGGCTGATGCCGAATGTCCCCGAGACCGTGATTGCAATGCTCGCGACAACTTCCATCGGAGCGATTTGGAGTTCTTGTTCGCCGGATTTCGGAGTCAAGGGAGTGTTGGATCGATTCGGACAGATTACCCCCAAGGTTCTGTTTACCACGGATCGATACGCGTTTAAGGGAAAGGATGTATCTCTTGCGGAGAATCTGACTCAAATTCTTGCGTCCATTCCTTCACTCGAAGCGGTGATCGTATCGGACTACAAAAAAGGAATTCTGCATCTTAAAAATCAGACGAACACGGAACTTCCGGAAAACTATCCTAAAAAGAATATTCATTTTTTGGAAACTATTCTTCTGGAAAACCAAGGAGCCGAACCGGAATTCCACCAAACCGATTTCGATCATCCGGTGTATATTATGTATTCATCCGGAACGACCGGACTCCCTAAATGTATGGTACAGGGAGTGGGCGTATTGATCAATCATTGGAAGGAATTGGTACTCCACTGCGATCTCAAAGCCGGAGAAAGAATTTTTTATTATACGACATGCGGCTGGATGATGTGGAACTGGCTCGTAAGTTCCCTATCCGTAGGGGCGACAGTCGTCTTATTCGACGGAAATCCTTTTTATCCCGGACCGGAAATTCTATTTCGTATCGCTTCCGAAGAAAGGGTCGATGTCTTCGGAGTGGGAGCGAAGTACATTCTTACTTTGGAAAAGTCGGACTTTCAACCGAAGGATTTCGATCTTTCATCGATGAGGGCTGTGTTGTCCACCGGTTCTCCTTTGACTGAGGCGGGCTTTCGATACGTATATCAAAATTGGAAGAAGGATCTTCAACTATCTTCGATTTCGGGAGGAACGGATCTCAACGGTTGTTTCGCGTTGGGAAATCCGGTTTTTCCAGTTTACGAAGGAGAGATTCAATCCAGAGGTCTTGGAATGGACGTAGAGGTCTGGAATGAGTTCGGAAAATCCGTGGTTGAAGAAAAGGGAGAACTTGTTTGCAAACAACCTTTTCCTTCCATGCCTCTTTACTTTTGGAAAGATCCCGAAGGAAAAAAATACGAGTCCGCATATTTTGAATCCTTTCCCGGAGTTTGGTGCCATGGGGACTTTGTGGAGCTTAAGAAAAACGGCGGTCTTGTCGTTTATGGAAGATCGGATGCAACTCTCAATCCCGGCGGGGTGAGAATCGGAACCGCCGATCTTTACGGTCTGATCGAAACTTTTTCTGAAATCGCCGATTCCGTCATTATAGGTCAAGATTGGAAGGAAGACGTAAGGATTGTTTTATTTTTAAAGATGGCTCCCGAAAAAAAATTAGACGATTCTCTCATTCAAACCTTGAAAAAAGAAATTAAGGAAAAAATTTCCCCTAGACATGTACCTTCTAAAATCCTTGCGGTTGCGGATATTCCATACACGATCAATATGAAAAAAGTGGAGATTGCCGTCAAAAGAACTGTTCAAGGCGAATCCGTAACGAATAAGGAAGCTCTTAGCAATCCGGAAAGTTTAGAATATTATAAAAATCTTTCAGAACTTGCGGAAGATTAA